A region from the Felis catus isolate Fca126 chromosome F1, F.catus_Fca126_mat1.0, whole genome shotgun sequence genome encodes:
- the ADAM15 gene encoding disintegrin and metalloproteinase domain-containing protein 15 isoform X8 has protein sequence MRLALLWALGLLGAGSPLSSRTLPDRGGPVEEQTRPERALGGHSEPQIFQDSPTLSLAEMLQTNLPEALRVRLELDGESQTLELLQSRELVPGRPHLMWYRPDGTRVVSEGHTLESCCYQGAVRGHVGSWASVCTCSGLRGLVVLSPERSYTLELGPGDLRAAPIVSRTRDLLLPGRTCGLNWHASVATRAPRERPRGRRHSHMRSRRRRRDVVAETKVIELVLVADHSEAQRYPDLQYLLTRMLKVAFLLDTFFRPLNVRVALVGLEAWSQRDLVEISRDPGLTLHNFLRWRREDLLPRLPHDSAQLVTATSFSGPAVGMAIQNSICSPDFSGGVNMDHSTSVLGVASSIAHELGHSLGLDHDLPGNSCPCPGPAPAKSCIMEASTDFLPGLNFSNCSRRALEEALLEGMGSCLFERQPGLPSMAAVCGNMLVEPGEQCDCGFPDECTDPCCDDFTCQLRPGAQCASGGLCCQDCQLRPAGWQCRPARGDCDLAEFCSGDSPQCPPDVSLGDGEPCAGGQAVCVQGRCASYAQQCQALWGPGAQPAAPRCLLTANTRGDAFGSCGRSPDGSYVSCAPKDAMCGQLQCQGGRARPLRGSARDLHWEILEANGTQPELNCSWVHLDLGNDVAQPLLTLPGTACGPDLVCIDRRCQPVGLLRAQECRSKCHGHGVCDSKGHCRCEEGWAPPDCANRSRATSSLTTGLPLSLLLLVALMLLGASYWHRARLRQRLCQLKGPSCQYRAAQSGPPERPGPPQRVLLMPGAKASALGFPAPPSRPLPPDPVPKRLQGPAKPPPPRKPLPANPQSRRPSGDLPGPETGIQPVVVPSRPAPPPPAASSLYL, from the exons ATGCGGCTGGCGCTGCTCTgggccctggggctcctgggcgcAGGCAGCCCCCTGTCCTCCCGGACGCTCCCGGATCGAG GTGGCCCTGTGGAGGAGCAGACAAGGCCAGAGAGGGCCCTGGGTGGACACTCGGAGCCCCAGATCTTTCAAGACAGCCCCACACTCAGCCTAGCGGAGATGCTCCAG ACCAATCTGCCTGAGGCTCTGCGGGTCAGATTGGAATTGGACGGTGAGAGTCAAACCCTGGAGCTGCTGCAGAGCAG GGAGCTGGTCCCAGGCCGCCCACACCTGATGTGGTACCGGCCCGACGGCACCCGTGTGGTCAGCGAGGGACACACTCTG GAGAGCTGCTGCTACCAGGGAGCGGTACGGGGCCACGTGGGCTCCTGGGCGTCGGTGTGCACCTGCTCAGGGCTCAG GGGTCTGGTGGTCCTGTCCCCCGAGAGAAGCTACACCTTGGAGCTGGGGCCCGGGGACCTGCGAGCCGCCCCCATCGTCTCCCGGACCCGAGACCTCCTCCTGCCAGGCCGCACCTGTGGGTTGAACTGGCACGCGTCTGTGGCCACGCGGGCTCCCCGGGAGCGGCCCCGGGGACGGCGCCACAGCCACATGCGCAGTCGTCGG CGGAGGCGGGACGTGGTGGCAGAGACCAAGGTTATTGAGCTGGTGCTCGTAGCCGACCATTCTGAG GCCCAGAGGTACCCGGACTTGCAGTACCTGCTGACCCGCATGCTGAAGGTGGCCTTTCTCCTGGACACC TTCTTCCGGCCCCTGAACGTCCGGGTGGCGCTGGTGGGCCTGGAGGCCTGGAGCCAGCGTGACCTGGTGGAGATCAGCCGGGACCCCGGCCTCACGCTGCACAACTTCCTGCGCTGGCGGCGGGAAGACTTACTGCCTCGACTGCCCCACGACAGCGCCCAGCTCGTGAC TGCCACCTCGTTCTCCGGGCCCGCGGTGGGCATGGCCATTCAGAATTCCATCTGCTCTCCTGACTTCTCGGGGGGTGTGAACATG GACCACTCCACCAGCGTCCTGGGGGTTGCGTCCTCCATAGCTCACGAGCTGGGCCACAGCCTGGGCCTGGACCACGACTTGCCAGGGAACAGCTGCCCCTGCCCGGGCCCGGCCCCGGCCAAGAGCTGCATCATGGAGGCCTCCACAGA CTTCCTGCCAGGCCTCAACTTCAGCAACTGCAGCCGGCGGGCCCTGGAGGAGGCTCTCCTGGAGGGGATGGGCAGCTGCCTCTTCGAACGGCAGCCCGGCCTGCCCTCTATGGCCGCGGTCTGCGGAAATATGTTGGTGGAGCCGGGCGAGCAGTGTGACTGTGGCTTCCCGGAC GAATGCACCGACCCCTGTTGCGATGACTTCACCTGTCAGCTGAGGCCTGGGGCGCAGTGTGCGTCCGGTGGGCTCTGTTGTCAGGATTGCCAG CTGCGCCCAGCCGGCTGGCAGTGCCGCCCCGCCAGAGGGGACTGTGACCTCGCGGAGTTCTGCTCGGGAGACAGCCCCCAGTGCCCTCCTGACGTCAGCCTGGGGGACGGCGAGCCGTGCGCGGGGGGCCAGGCTGTGTGCGTGCAGGGGCGCTGCGCTTCCTATGCCCAGCAGTGCCAGGCTCTCTGGGGACCCGGGGCCCAGCCCGCTGCACCGCGCTGCCTCCTTACCGCCAATACGAGAGGCGATGCCTTCGGGAGCTGTGGACGCAGCCCTGATGGCAGCTACGTGTCCTGTGCCCCTAA AGACGCCATGTGCGGGCAGCTCCAGTGCCAGGGGGGTCGGGCCCGGCCGCTGCGGGGCTCAGCCCGGGATCTGCACTGGGAGATACTAGAGGCCAACGGGACCCAGCCGGAGTTGAACTGCAGCTGGGTCCACCTGGACCTGGGCAATGACGTGGCCCAGCCCCTCCTGACTCTGCCCGGCACAGCCTGTGGTCCTGACCTG GTGTGCATTGACCGTCGATGTCAGCCCGTGGGTCTCCTGAGAGCGCAGGAATGTCGAAGCAAGTGCCATGGGCACGGG GTCTGCGACAGCAAAGGACACTGCCGCTGCGAGGAGGGCTGGGCGCCGCCGGACTGCGCCAACcgcagcagag CAACCAGCTCCCTGACCACAGGGCTGCCCCTCAGCCTCCTGCTGTTGGTGGCCCTGATGCTCCTGGGCGCCAGCTACTGGCACCGTGCCCGCCTGCGCCAACGGCTCTGTCAGCTCAAAGGCCCCAGCTGCCAGTACAG GGCAGCCCAGTCTGGTCCCCCAGAACGCCCAGGACCCCCGCAGAGGGTCCTGCTGATGCCAGGTGCCAAG GCCAGTGCTCTTGGCTTCCCGGCTCCCCCTTCCAGGCCGCTGCCTCCTGACCCTGTGCCCAAGAGACTCCAG gGGCCCGCCAAGCCCCCACCCCCGAGGAAGCCATTGCCTGCCAACCCCCAGAGCCGGCGCCCTTCGGGTGACCTGCCTGGCCCAGAAACTGGAATCCAACCCGTAGTGGTACCGTCCAG ACCTGCACCGCCGCCCCCAGCAGCATCCTCGCTCTACCTCTGA
- the ADAM15 gene encoding disintegrin and metalloproteinase domain-containing protein 15 isoform X13, translating into MRLALLWALGLLGAGSPLSSRTLPDRGGPVEEQTRPERALGGHSEPQIFQDSPTLSLAEMLQTNLPEALRVRLELDGESQTLELLQSRELVPGRPHLMWYRPDGTRVVSEGHTLESCCYQGAVRGHVGSWASVCTCSGLRGLVVLSPERSYTLELGPGDLRAAPIVSRTRDLLLPGRTCGLNWHASVATRAPRERPRGRRHSHMRSRRRRRDVVAETKVIELVLVADHSEAQRYPDLQYLLTRMLKVAFLLDTFFRPLNVRVALVGLEAWSQRDLVEISRDPGLTLHNFLRWRREDLLPRLPHDSAQLVTATSFSGPAVGMAIQNSICSPDFSGGVNMDHSTSVLGVASSIAHELGHSLGLDHDLPGNSCPCPGPAPAKSCIMEASTDFLPGLNFSNCSRRALEEALLEGMGSCLFERQPGLPSMAAVCGNMLVEPGEQCDCGFPDECTDPCCDDFTCQLRPGAQCASGGLCCQDCQLRPAGWQCRPARGDCDLAEFCSGDSPQCPPDVSLGDGEPCAGGQAVCVQGRCASYAQQCQALWGPGAQPAAPRCLLTANTRGDAFGSCGRSPDGSYVSCAPKDAMCGQLQCQGGRARPLRGSARDLHWEILEANGTQPELNCSWVHLDLGNDVAQPLLTLPGTACGPDLVCIDRRCQPVGLLRAQECRSKCHGHGVCDSKGHCRCEEGWAPPDCANRSRATSSLTTGLPLSLLLLVALMLLGASYWHRARLRQRLCQLKGPSCQYRAAQSGPPERPGPPQRVLLMPGAKGPAKPPPPRKPLPANPQSRRPSGDLPGPETGIQPVVVPSRPAPPPPAASSLYL; encoded by the exons ATGCGGCTGGCGCTGCTCTgggccctggggctcctgggcgcAGGCAGCCCCCTGTCCTCCCGGACGCTCCCGGATCGAG GTGGCCCTGTGGAGGAGCAGACAAGGCCAGAGAGGGCCCTGGGTGGACACTCGGAGCCCCAGATCTTTCAAGACAGCCCCACACTCAGCCTAGCGGAGATGCTCCAG ACCAATCTGCCTGAGGCTCTGCGGGTCAGATTGGAATTGGACGGTGAGAGTCAAACCCTGGAGCTGCTGCAGAGCAG GGAGCTGGTCCCAGGCCGCCCACACCTGATGTGGTACCGGCCCGACGGCACCCGTGTGGTCAGCGAGGGACACACTCTG GAGAGCTGCTGCTACCAGGGAGCGGTACGGGGCCACGTGGGCTCCTGGGCGTCGGTGTGCACCTGCTCAGGGCTCAG GGGTCTGGTGGTCCTGTCCCCCGAGAGAAGCTACACCTTGGAGCTGGGGCCCGGGGACCTGCGAGCCGCCCCCATCGTCTCCCGGACCCGAGACCTCCTCCTGCCAGGCCGCACCTGTGGGTTGAACTGGCACGCGTCTGTGGCCACGCGGGCTCCCCGGGAGCGGCCCCGGGGACGGCGCCACAGCCACATGCGCAGTCGTCGG CGGAGGCGGGACGTGGTGGCAGAGACCAAGGTTATTGAGCTGGTGCTCGTAGCCGACCATTCTGAG GCCCAGAGGTACCCGGACTTGCAGTACCTGCTGACCCGCATGCTGAAGGTGGCCTTTCTCCTGGACACC TTCTTCCGGCCCCTGAACGTCCGGGTGGCGCTGGTGGGCCTGGAGGCCTGGAGCCAGCGTGACCTGGTGGAGATCAGCCGGGACCCCGGCCTCACGCTGCACAACTTCCTGCGCTGGCGGCGGGAAGACTTACTGCCTCGACTGCCCCACGACAGCGCCCAGCTCGTGAC TGCCACCTCGTTCTCCGGGCCCGCGGTGGGCATGGCCATTCAGAATTCCATCTGCTCTCCTGACTTCTCGGGGGGTGTGAACATG GACCACTCCACCAGCGTCCTGGGGGTTGCGTCCTCCATAGCTCACGAGCTGGGCCACAGCCTGGGCCTGGACCACGACTTGCCAGGGAACAGCTGCCCCTGCCCGGGCCCGGCCCCGGCCAAGAGCTGCATCATGGAGGCCTCCACAGA CTTCCTGCCAGGCCTCAACTTCAGCAACTGCAGCCGGCGGGCCCTGGAGGAGGCTCTCCTGGAGGGGATGGGCAGCTGCCTCTTCGAACGGCAGCCCGGCCTGCCCTCTATGGCCGCGGTCTGCGGAAATATGTTGGTGGAGCCGGGCGAGCAGTGTGACTGTGGCTTCCCGGAC GAATGCACCGACCCCTGTTGCGATGACTTCACCTGTCAGCTGAGGCCTGGGGCGCAGTGTGCGTCCGGTGGGCTCTGTTGTCAGGATTGCCAG CTGCGCCCAGCCGGCTGGCAGTGCCGCCCCGCCAGAGGGGACTGTGACCTCGCGGAGTTCTGCTCGGGAGACAGCCCCCAGTGCCCTCCTGACGTCAGCCTGGGGGACGGCGAGCCGTGCGCGGGGGGCCAGGCTGTGTGCGTGCAGGGGCGCTGCGCTTCCTATGCCCAGCAGTGCCAGGCTCTCTGGGGACCCGGGGCCCAGCCCGCTGCACCGCGCTGCCTCCTTACCGCCAATACGAGAGGCGATGCCTTCGGGAGCTGTGGACGCAGCCCTGATGGCAGCTACGTGTCCTGTGCCCCTAA AGACGCCATGTGCGGGCAGCTCCAGTGCCAGGGGGGTCGGGCCCGGCCGCTGCGGGGCTCAGCCCGGGATCTGCACTGGGAGATACTAGAGGCCAACGGGACCCAGCCGGAGTTGAACTGCAGCTGGGTCCACCTGGACCTGGGCAATGACGTGGCCCAGCCCCTCCTGACTCTGCCCGGCACAGCCTGTGGTCCTGACCTG GTGTGCATTGACCGTCGATGTCAGCCCGTGGGTCTCCTGAGAGCGCAGGAATGTCGAAGCAAGTGCCATGGGCACGGG GTCTGCGACAGCAAAGGACACTGCCGCTGCGAGGAGGGCTGGGCGCCGCCGGACTGCGCCAACcgcagcagag CAACCAGCTCCCTGACCACAGGGCTGCCCCTCAGCCTCCTGCTGTTGGTGGCCCTGATGCTCCTGGGCGCCAGCTACTGGCACCGTGCCCGCCTGCGCCAACGGCTCTGTCAGCTCAAAGGCCCCAGCTGCCAGTACAG GGCAGCCCAGTCTGGTCCCCCAGAACGCCCAGGACCCCCGCAGAGGGTCCTGCTGATGCCAGGTGCCAAG gGGCCCGCCAAGCCCCCACCCCCGAGGAAGCCATTGCCTGCCAACCCCCAGAGCCGGCGCCCTTCGGGTGACCTGCCTGGCCCAGAAACTGGAATCCAACCCGTAGTGGTACCGTCCAG ACCTGCACCGCCGCCCCCAGCAGCATCCTCGCTCTACCTCTGA
- the ADAM15 gene encoding disintegrin and metalloproteinase domain-containing protein 15 isoform X7: MRLALLWALGLLGAGSPLSSRTLPDRGGPVEEQTRPERALGGHSEPQIFQDSPTLSLAEMLQTNLPEALRVRLELDGESQTLELLQSRELVPGRPHLMWYRPDGTRVVSEGHTLESCCYQGAVRGHVGSWASVCTCSGLRGLVVLSPERSYTLELGPGDLRAAPIVSRTRDLLLPGRTCGLNWHASVATRAPRERPRGRRHSHMRSRRRRRDVVAETKVIELVLVADHSEAQRYPDLQYLLTRMLKVAFLLDTFFRPLNVRVALVGLEAWSQRDLVEISRDPGLTLHNFLRWRREDLLPRLPHDSAQLVTATSFSGPAVGMAIQNSICSPDFSGGVNMDHSTSVLGVASSIAHELGHSLGLDHDLPGNSCPCPGPAPAKSCIMEASTDFLPGLNFSNCSRRALEEALLEGMGSCLFERQPGLPSMAAVCGNMLVEPGEQCDCGFPDECTDPCCDDFTCQLRPGAQCASGGLCCQDCQLRPAGWQCRPARGDCDLAEFCSGDSPQCPPDVSLGDGEPCAGGQAVCVQGRCASYAQQCQALWGPGAQPAAPRCLLTANTRGDAFGSCGRSPDGSYVSCAPKDAMCGQLQCQGGRARPLRGSARDLHWEILEANGTQPELNCSWVHLDLGNDVAQPLLTLPGTACGPDLVCIDRRCQPVGLLRAQECRSKCHGHGVCDSKGHCRCEEGWAPPDCANRSRATSSLTTGLPLSLLLLVALMLLGASYWHRARLRQRLCQLKGPSCQYRAAQSGPPERPGPPQRVLLMPGAKQASALGFPAPPSRPLPPDPVPKRLQGPAKPPPPRKPLPANPQSRRPSGDLPGPETGIQPVVVPSRPAPPPPAASSLYL, translated from the exons ATGCGGCTGGCGCTGCTCTgggccctggggctcctgggcgcAGGCAGCCCCCTGTCCTCCCGGACGCTCCCGGATCGAG GTGGCCCTGTGGAGGAGCAGACAAGGCCAGAGAGGGCCCTGGGTGGACACTCGGAGCCCCAGATCTTTCAAGACAGCCCCACACTCAGCCTAGCGGAGATGCTCCAG ACCAATCTGCCTGAGGCTCTGCGGGTCAGATTGGAATTGGACGGTGAGAGTCAAACCCTGGAGCTGCTGCAGAGCAG GGAGCTGGTCCCAGGCCGCCCACACCTGATGTGGTACCGGCCCGACGGCACCCGTGTGGTCAGCGAGGGACACACTCTG GAGAGCTGCTGCTACCAGGGAGCGGTACGGGGCCACGTGGGCTCCTGGGCGTCGGTGTGCACCTGCTCAGGGCTCAG GGGTCTGGTGGTCCTGTCCCCCGAGAGAAGCTACACCTTGGAGCTGGGGCCCGGGGACCTGCGAGCCGCCCCCATCGTCTCCCGGACCCGAGACCTCCTCCTGCCAGGCCGCACCTGTGGGTTGAACTGGCACGCGTCTGTGGCCACGCGGGCTCCCCGGGAGCGGCCCCGGGGACGGCGCCACAGCCACATGCGCAGTCGTCGG CGGAGGCGGGACGTGGTGGCAGAGACCAAGGTTATTGAGCTGGTGCTCGTAGCCGACCATTCTGAG GCCCAGAGGTACCCGGACTTGCAGTACCTGCTGACCCGCATGCTGAAGGTGGCCTTTCTCCTGGACACC TTCTTCCGGCCCCTGAACGTCCGGGTGGCGCTGGTGGGCCTGGAGGCCTGGAGCCAGCGTGACCTGGTGGAGATCAGCCGGGACCCCGGCCTCACGCTGCACAACTTCCTGCGCTGGCGGCGGGAAGACTTACTGCCTCGACTGCCCCACGACAGCGCCCAGCTCGTGAC TGCCACCTCGTTCTCCGGGCCCGCGGTGGGCATGGCCATTCAGAATTCCATCTGCTCTCCTGACTTCTCGGGGGGTGTGAACATG GACCACTCCACCAGCGTCCTGGGGGTTGCGTCCTCCATAGCTCACGAGCTGGGCCACAGCCTGGGCCTGGACCACGACTTGCCAGGGAACAGCTGCCCCTGCCCGGGCCCGGCCCCGGCCAAGAGCTGCATCATGGAGGCCTCCACAGA CTTCCTGCCAGGCCTCAACTTCAGCAACTGCAGCCGGCGGGCCCTGGAGGAGGCTCTCCTGGAGGGGATGGGCAGCTGCCTCTTCGAACGGCAGCCCGGCCTGCCCTCTATGGCCGCGGTCTGCGGAAATATGTTGGTGGAGCCGGGCGAGCAGTGTGACTGTGGCTTCCCGGAC GAATGCACCGACCCCTGTTGCGATGACTTCACCTGTCAGCTGAGGCCTGGGGCGCAGTGTGCGTCCGGTGGGCTCTGTTGTCAGGATTGCCAG CTGCGCCCAGCCGGCTGGCAGTGCCGCCCCGCCAGAGGGGACTGTGACCTCGCGGAGTTCTGCTCGGGAGACAGCCCCCAGTGCCCTCCTGACGTCAGCCTGGGGGACGGCGAGCCGTGCGCGGGGGGCCAGGCTGTGTGCGTGCAGGGGCGCTGCGCTTCCTATGCCCAGCAGTGCCAGGCTCTCTGGGGACCCGGGGCCCAGCCCGCTGCACCGCGCTGCCTCCTTACCGCCAATACGAGAGGCGATGCCTTCGGGAGCTGTGGACGCAGCCCTGATGGCAGCTACGTGTCCTGTGCCCCTAA AGACGCCATGTGCGGGCAGCTCCAGTGCCAGGGGGGTCGGGCCCGGCCGCTGCGGGGCTCAGCCCGGGATCTGCACTGGGAGATACTAGAGGCCAACGGGACCCAGCCGGAGTTGAACTGCAGCTGGGTCCACCTGGACCTGGGCAATGACGTGGCCCAGCCCCTCCTGACTCTGCCCGGCACAGCCTGTGGTCCTGACCTG GTGTGCATTGACCGTCGATGTCAGCCCGTGGGTCTCCTGAGAGCGCAGGAATGTCGAAGCAAGTGCCATGGGCACGGG GTCTGCGACAGCAAAGGACACTGCCGCTGCGAGGAGGGCTGGGCGCCGCCGGACTGCGCCAACcgcagcagag CAACCAGCTCCCTGACCACAGGGCTGCCCCTCAGCCTCCTGCTGTTGGTGGCCCTGATGCTCCTGGGCGCCAGCTACTGGCACCGTGCCCGCCTGCGCCAACGGCTCTGTCAGCTCAAAGGCCCCAGCTGCCAGTACAG GGCAGCCCAGTCTGGTCCCCCAGAACGCCCAGGACCCCCGCAGAGGGTCCTGCTGATGCCAGGTGCCAAG CAGGCCAGTGCTCTTGGCTTCCCGGCTCCCCCTTCCAGGCCGCTGCCTCCTGACCCTGTGCCCAAGAGACTCCAG gGGCCCGCCAAGCCCCCACCCCCGAGGAAGCCATTGCCTGCCAACCCCCAGAGCCGGCGCCCTTCGGGTGACCTGCCTGGCCCAGAAACTGGAATCCAACCCGTAGTGGTACCGTCCAG ACCTGCACCGCCGCCCCCAGCAGCATCCTCGCTCTACCTCTGA
- the ADAM15 gene encoding disintegrin and metalloproteinase domain-containing protein 15 isoform X3 encodes MRLALLWALGLLGAGSPLSSRTLPDRGGPVEEQTRPERALGGHSEPQIFQDSPTLSLAEMLQTNLPEALRVRLELDGESQTLELLQSRELVPGRPHLMWYRPDGTRVVSEGHTLESCCYQGAVRGHVGSWASVCTCSGLRGLVVLSPERSYTLELGPGDLRAAPIVSRTRDLLLPGRTCGLNWHASVATRAPRERPRGRRHSHMRSRRRRRDVVAETKVIELVLVADHSEAQRYPDLQYLLTRMLKVAFLLDTFFRPLNVRVALVGLEAWSQRDLVEISRDPGLTLHNFLRWRREDLLPRLPHDSAQLVTATSFSGPAVGMAIQNSICSPDFSGGVNMDHSTSVLGVASSIAHELGHSLGLDHDLPGNSCPCPGPAPAKSCIMEASTDFLPGLNFSNCSRRALEEALLEGMGSCLFERQPGLPSMAAVCGNMLVEPGEQCDCGFPDECTDPCCDDFTCQLRPGAQCASGGLCCQDCQLRPAGWQCRPARGDCDLAEFCSGDSPQCPPDVSLGDGEPCAGGQAVCVQGRCASYAQQCQALWGPGAQPAAPRCLLTANTRGDAFGSCGRSPDGSYVSCAPKDAMCGQLQCQGGRARPLRGSARDLHWEILEANGTQPELNCSWVHLDLGNDVAQPLLTLPGTACGPDLVCIDRRCQPVGLLRAQECRSKCHGHGVCDSKGHCRCEEGWAPPDCANRSRATSSLTTGLPLSLLLLVALMLLGASYWHRARLRQRLCQLKGPSCQYRAAQSGPPERPGPPQRVLLMPGAKQASALGFPAPPSRPLPPDPVPKRLQAELADRPNPPTRPLPADPVVRHPKGPAKPPPPRKPLPANPQSRRPSGDLPGPETGIQPVVVPSRPAPPPPAASSLYL; translated from the exons ATGCGGCTGGCGCTGCTCTgggccctggggctcctgggcgcAGGCAGCCCCCTGTCCTCCCGGACGCTCCCGGATCGAG GTGGCCCTGTGGAGGAGCAGACAAGGCCAGAGAGGGCCCTGGGTGGACACTCGGAGCCCCAGATCTTTCAAGACAGCCCCACACTCAGCCTAGCGGAGATGCTCCAG ACCAATCTGCCTGAGGCTCTGCGGGTCAGATTGGAATTGGACGGTGAGAGTCAAACCCTGGAGCTGCTGCAGAGCAG GGAGCTGGTCCCAGGCCGCCCACACCTGATGTGGTACCGGCCCGACGGCACCCGTGTGGTCAGCGAGGGACACACTCTG GAGAGCTGCTGCTACCAGGGAGCGGTACGGGGCCACGTGGGCTCCTGGGCGTCGGTGTGCACCTGCTCAGGGCTCAG GGGTCTGGTGGTCCTGTCCCCCGAGAGAAGCTACACCTTGGAGCTGGGGCCCGGGGACCTGCGAGCCGCCCCCATCGTCTCCCGGACCCGAGACCTCCTCCTGCCAGGCCGCACCTGTGGGTTGAACTGGCACGCGTCTGTGGCCACGCGGGCTCCCCGGGAGCGGCCCCGGGGACGGCGCCACAGCCACATGCGCAGTCGTCGG CGGAGGCGGGACGTGGTGGCAGAGACCAAGGTTATTGAGCTGGTGCTCGTAGCCGACCATTCTGAG GCCCAGAGGTACCCGGACTTGCAGTACCTGCTGACCCGCATGCTGAAGGTGGCCTTTCTCCTGGACACC TTCTTCCGGCCCCTGAACGTCCGGGTGGCGCTGGTGGGCCTGGAGGCCTGGAGCCAGCGTGACCTGGTGGAGATCAGCCGGGACCCCGGCCTCACGCTGCACAACTTCCTGCGCTGGCGGCGGGAAGACTTACTGCCTCGACTGCCCCACGACAGCGCCCAGCTCGTGAC TGCCACCTCGTTCTCCGGGCCCGCGGTGGGCATGGCCATTCAGAATTCCATCTGCTCTCCTGACTTCTCGGGGGGTGTGAACATG GACCACTCCACCAGCGTCCTGGGGGTTGCGTCCTCCATAGCTCACGAGCTGGGCCACAGCCTGGGCCTGGACCACGACTTGCCAGGGAACAGCTGCCCCTGCCCGGGCCCGGCCCCGGCCAAGAGCTGCATCATGGAGGCCTCCACAGA CTTCCTGCCAGGCCTCAACTTCAGCAACTGCAGCCGGCGGGCCCTGGAGGAGGCTCTCCTGGAGGGGATGGGCAGCTGCCTCTTCGAACGGCAGCCCGGCCTGCCCTCTATGGCCGCGGTCTGCGGAAATATGTTGGTGGAGCCGGGCGAGCAGTGTGACTGTGGCTTCCCGGAC GAATGCACCGACCCCTGTTGCGATGACTTCACCTGTCAGCTGAGGCCTGGGGCGCAGTGTGCGTCCGGTGGGCTCTGTTGTCAGGATTGCCAG CTGCGCCCAGCCGGCTGGCAGTGCCGCCCCGCCAGAGGGGACTGTGACCTCGCGGAGTTCTGCTCGGGAGACAGCCCCCAGTGCCCTCCTGACGTCAGCCTGGGGGACGGCGAGCCGTGCGCGGGGGGCCAGGCTGTGTGCGTGCAGGGGCGCTGCGCTTCCTATGCCCAGCAGTGCCAGGCTCTCTGGGGACCCGGGGCCCAGCCCGCTGCACCGCGCTGCCTCCTTACCGCCAATACGAGAGGCGATGCCTTCGGGAGCTGTGGACGCAGCCCTGATGGCAGCTACGTGTCCTGTGCCCCTAA AGACGCCATGTGCGGGCAGCTCCAGTGCCAGGGGGGTCGGGCCCGGCCGCTGCGGGGCTCAGCCCGGGATCTGCACTGGGAGATACTAGAGGCCAACGGGACCCAGCCGGAGTTGAACTGCAGCTGGGTCCACCTGGACCTGGGCAATGACGTGGCCCAGCCCCTCCTGACTCTGCCCGGCACAGCCTGTGGTCCTGACCTG GTGTGCATTGACCGTCGATGTCAGCCCGTGGGTCTCCTGAGAGCGCAGGAATGTCGAAGCAAGTGCCATGGGCACGGG GTCTGCGACAGCAAAGGACACTGCCGCTGCGAGGAGGGCTGGGCGCCGCCGGACTGCGCCAACcgcagcagag CAACCAGCTCCCTGACCACAGGGCTGCCCCTCAGCCTCCTGCTGTTGGTGGCCCTGATGCTCCTGGGCGCCAGCTACTGGCACCGTGCCCGCCTGCGCCAACGGCTCTGTCAGCTCAAAGGCCCCAGCTGCCAGTACAG GGCAGCCCAGTCTGGTCCCCCAGAACGCCCAGGACCCCCGCAGAGGGTCCTGCTGATGCCAGGTGCCAAG CAGGCCAGTGCTCTTGGCTTCCCGGCTCCCCCTTCCAGGCCGCTGCCTCCTGACCCTGTGCCCAAGAGACTCCAG gCTGAGCTGGCTGACCGACCCAATCCCCCCACCCGCCCTCTGCCCGCTGACCCGGTGGTGAGGCACCCTAAG gGGCCCGCCAAGCCCCCACCCCCGAGGAAGCCATTGCCTGCCAACCCCCAGAGCCGGCGCCCTTCGGGTGACCTGCCTGGCCCAGAAACTGGAATCCAACCCGTAGTGGTACCGTCCAG ACCTGCACCGCCGCCCCCAGCAGCATCCTCGCTCTACCTCTGA